The sequence CAAAATGGGGCAGGAAAGACCACCACAATTAAGATACTTACAACCCTATTGGCTCCCACATCTGGGGAAGCTGAAGTTCTAGGCTACAAATCCTTTGGAGAAGAAAAGCAATTAAGACCCCTTATTAACTTCATATTCGGGGGAGAAAGGGGTCTATACTGGAGGCTAAGTGCAAGGGATAACCTAACATACTTTTCGGACCTTTACAAAGTGGATAAAAAGACCAGACAAAAAAGAATACCAGAGCTACTAGAACTGGTAGGACTAAGTGATAGGGCCGACGAGAAAGTTGAGACCTATTCTAAGGGGATGAAACAAAGACTCATGATAGCTAGGGGCCTTGTAAACGACCCAGAAGTTATATTCATGGATGAACCAACAATAGGCTTAGATCCTGTAGGAGCAAGGGACCTTAGAAAGATAATTAGGAACCTATCTTCACTTGGTAAAACAATAATGCTTACAACTCACTATATGTTTGAAGCCGATGAGCTTTGCGATAGAATCGCCATAATCAATAAAGGTGAACTAGCAGCAC comes from Alkalicella caledoniensis and encodes:
- a CDS encoding ABC transporter ATP-binding protein, with translation MNKVIEVKNLVREYDSAKGIIKKENVKIQALKGISFDVNKGEIFGLLGQNGAGKTTTIKILTTLLAPTSGEAEVLGYKSFGEEKQLRPLINFIFGGERGLYWRLSARDNLTYFSDLYKVDKKTRQKRIPELLELVGLSDRADEKVETYSKGMKQRLMIARGLVNDPEVIFMDEPTIGLDPVGARDLRKIIRNLSSLGKTIMLTTHYMFEADELCDRIAIINKGELAALDTPMNLKSINSGFSVMEVKVIGVTPDKINKIRSLEGIENVFVSQQELLQVLQIQCSNCSDMTPKVMNILKDNKTLGINIREATLEDAYLNLVGGVTA